One window of Aliarcobacter lanthieri genomic DNA carries:
- the pstA gene encoding phosphate ABC transporter permease PstA: MIKRNKKNKQNNPFYDPTLRRRHASARRFKKFTITSLIFSVAFLAFFLFDMINKGLPAFNIAFVKVDVTFNEQTLDDTRLAVPSEFRTIVSRAALRDLPKLLEKNPQYKDTTQNLWILTNHQVDQYIKNHNHNLKDKDIAIVDELYAKGLIEKRFNSLFFLNGDSKIPEYAGIFSSVVGSILTLIITMLVAFPIGVMTAIYLEEFAGDNKFTRFIEININNLAAIPSILFGLLGLAIFINLFGMPRSSPLVGGLTLALMTLPIIIVSSRAALRAVPDSIRQAGYGLGLNKIQVTRDHVLPLAFPGILTGSIIGLAQAMGETAPLIIIGMIAFIPDAPSMVTQAATVMPAQLFTWAGMPEGMYIEKTAAGILVLLTILISLNAIAIYLRKKLEVKW, translated from the coding sequence ATGATAAAAAGAAATAAGAAAAATAAACAGAACAATCCATTTTATGACCCAACTTTAAGAAGAAGACATGCAAGTGCAAGAAGATTCAAAAAGTTTACTATAACTTCTTTAATATTTTCCGTAGCATTTTTGGCATTTTTCCTTTTTGATATGATAAATAAAGGACTTCCAGCATTTAATATAGCTTTTGTAAAAGTTGATGTAACTTTCAATGAACAAACATTAGATGATACAAGATTAGCAGTTCCAAGTGAATTTAGAACTATAGTTTCTAGAGCAGCTTTAAGAGATTTACCAAAATTATTGGAAAAAAATCCACAATATAAAGATACAACTCAAAATCTTTGGATTTTAACAAACCACCAAGTTGACCAATATATCAAAAATCACAACCATAATTTGAAAGATAAAGATATAGCGATTGTTGATGAACTTTATGCAAAAGGACTAATAGAAAAAAGATTTAACTCTTTATTCTTTTTAAATGGGGATTCAAAAATTCCTGAATATGCTGGTATTTTCTCATCAGTTGTTGGTTCTATCTTAACATTAATTATAACAATGCTAGTGGCATTTCCAATAGGTGTTATGACTGCAATATATCTTGAAGAGTTTGCTGGAGATAATAAATTTACAAGATTTATAGAGATAAACATCAATAACCTTGCAGCAATTCCATCTATTTTATTTGGACTTTTAGGTCTTGCTATATTTATAAATCTTTTTGGAATGCCAAGAAGTTCTCCACTTGTAGGAGGATTAACTTTAGCTCTTATGACTTTACCAATTATAATTGTTAGTTCAAGGGCAGCATTAAGAGCAGTTCCAGATAGTATTAGACAAGCTGGATATGGTTTAGGATTAAATAAAATTCAAGTAACGCGAGACCATGTATTACCATTAGCCTTTCCAGGGATATTAACTGGTTCAATTATAGGTTTAGCACAAGCTATGGGAGAAACTGCTCCACTTATTATTATAGGAATGATTGCATTTATTCCAGATGCTCCATCTATGGTTACACAAGCTGCAACAGTTATGCCAGCACAACTATTTACTTGGGCTGGAATGCCAGAGGGTATGTATATAGAAAAAACTGCAGCAGGTATTTTGGTGTTATTAACAATATTAATCTCATTAAATGCAATTGCAATTTATTTGAGAAAAAAACTAGAAGTAAAATGGTAA
- a CDS encoding sensor histidine kinase, producing MLKIHQLFLRTYLTIFVAILITVTLLTYFWARTLYLNQIEKNLIQNIDTLIVVIENSQNIDTIRNIVKDLSEKLSLRISLIDEDGYVIAESHKNLDGINNHITRTEIIEAKNIGIGRDTRKSETLDKELLYVAKTTTINDKIFYIRMADYTHKITDNFMKLTLEIFAYITIFLFIAFLSTYFISIKIKKETDLILNFLKELSKKRKPIFLRSNYTFEFYKIAKLLNKVAIKLYKKEKAKAKHTAKLTIANRQKDDIISAISHEFKNPIAIISGYSQTLMNDKDMPKDMKLKFLNKIFSNSNKMSQIIDKLRLTLKLQEQKQELVLTSNSIKKILENCISDLKVKYKDREIKVIGNDISLKVDETLFSIAISNLIENALKYSNEDILVEISENYIAIIDKGIGISKEDLEKIKKKFYRVSNNEWNNSLGLGLFIVQSIIKLHNFKLEIESQSDIGSKFIIYH from the coding sequence TTGCTAAAAATTCATCAACTATTCTTACGAACATACCTTACAATATTTGTAGCTATCTTAATAACTGTAACGTTACTTACATATTTTTGGGCAAGAACTTTATATTTAAATCAAATAGAAAAAAATCTTATCCAGAATATTGATACCTTAATTGTTGTAATAGAAAACTCACAAAATATTGATACTATAAGAAATATAGTAAAAGATTTAAGTGAAAAACTAAGTTTAAGAATATCTTTAATTGATGAAGATGGTTATGTTATTGCAGAAAGTCATAAGAATTTAGATGGAATAAATAATCATATAACTAGAACAGAGATAATAGAAGCAAAAAATATAGGAATTGGAAGGGATACTAGAAAATCTGAAACTTTAGATAAAGAACTTTTGTATGTCGCGAAAACAACTACAATAAATGATAAAATATTTTATATAAGAATGGCTGATTATACTCATAAAATTACTGATAATTTTATGAAATTAACTTTAGAAATCTTTGCTTATATAACTATATTTCTTTTTATTGCATTTTTATCCACATATTTTATAAGTATTAAAATAAAAAAAGAAACAGATTTAATCCTAAACTTCTTAAAAGAATTATCAAAAAAAAGAAAACCTATTTTTTTAAGATCAAACTATACTTTTGAATTTTATAAGATTGCAAAACTTCTAAATAAAGTAGCTATAAAACTATATAAAAAAGAGAAGGCAAAAGCTAAACATACAGCAAAACTAACTATTGCAAATAGACAAAAAGATGATATTATTTCTGCTATTTCACATGAGTTTAAAAATCCAATTGCAATTATTTCTGGATATAGTCAAACTTTAATGAATGATAAAGATATGCCAAAAGATATGAAACTAAAATTTTTAAATAAGATTTTCTCAAACTCAAATAAAATGTCTCAAATTATAGATAAATTAAGACTTACTTTAAAATTACAAGAACAAAAACAAGAACTTGTTTTAACTTCAAACTCTATAAAAAAGATTTTAGAAAATTGTATAAGTGATTTAAAAGTTAAGTATAAAGACAGAGAAATAAAAGTAATTGGTAATGATATTTCTTTAAAAGTTGATGAAACATTATTTTCTATAGCAATATCAAACTTAATAGAAAATGCTTTAAAATACTCTAATGAAGATATCTTAGTTGAGATTTCAGAAAATTATATTGCAATAATTGATAAAGGTATTGGTATAAGCAAAGAAGACTTAGAAAAAATTAAAAAGAAATTTTATAGAGTTTCAAACAATGAATGGAATAACTCTTTAGGATTAGGGTTGTTTATCGTTCAATCTATTATAAAATTACATAATTTTAAACTGGAAATAGAATCTCAATCAGATATTGGATCAAAATTTATAATTTATCATTAA
- a CDS encoding response regulator transcription factor encodes MNSKLILIIEDEEDMLELLEYTLQKEGYETIGFLSINDNVKKVLEEETIDLILMDRNLSGIEGTSFINNIKKDGYSTPVIYVTAKDKDEDIIDGFNSYADDYITKPFNLKELCARVKAVLKRTSKEIEVLKVRDILYNFANKQFYINNKEIELTQLESNLLLEFIKNKDILLSREYLLEKVWEDSLDKKEKTVNVAIKRLKTKIDPKSEKKYIKSVRGEGYIFC; translated from the coding sequence ATGAACAGTAAACTAATTTTGATAATAGAAGATGAAGAAGATATGTTAGAACTTCTTGAATATACATTACAAAAAGAAGGATATGAAACAATAGGTTTTTTATCTATAAATGATAATGTAAAAAAAGTTTTAGAAGAAGAAACTATTGATTTAATATTAATGGATAGAAATCTAAGTGGAATAGAAGGAACTAGCTTTATAAATAATATAAAAAAAGATGGTTACTCTACACCAGTTATTTATGTAACTGCAAAAGACAAAGATGAAGATATTATTGATGGTTTCAATTCTTATGCAGATGATTATATTACAAAACCTTTTAATCTAAAAGAACTTTGTGCAAGAGTAAAAGCTGTATTAAAAAGAACTTCAAAAGAGATAGAAGTTTTAAAAGTAAGAGATATTTTATACAATTTTGCTAACAAACAGTTTTATATAAATAATAAAGAGATAGAACTAACTCAACTTGAATCAAATTTGTTATTAGAGTTTATAAAGAATAAAGATATTCTACTTTCAAGAGAGTATTTATTAGAAAAAGTTTGGGAAGACTCGTTAGATAAAAAAGAAAAAACTGTAAATGTTGCTATCAAACGATTAAAAACAAAAATTGATCCAAAAAGTGAAAAAAAATATATAAAATCTGTTAGAGGTGAAGGTTATATATTTTGCTAA
- the pstB gene encoding phosphate ABC transporter ATP-binding protein PstB, with protein sequence MSTQIKSKIDVKDLNLFYGSNQALFDINVDLYENKITALIGPSGCGKSTFLRCINRMNDLIPIVKIDGQIIIDKKNIYDKDVDEVSVRKRVGMVFQQPNPFPKSIYDNVAYAPLKHGLVKKGKECDALVETSLIKSGLWNEVKDKLQQPGTSLSGGQQQRLCIARTIAIKPEIILMDEPTSALDPISTEKIEALMLELKQDYTIITVTHNMQQAARVADYTAFFHLGKLIEYDITETIFVNPHNKKTEDYITGRFG encoded by the coding sequence ATGAGTACACAAATAAAATCAAAAATAGATGTAAAAGATTTAAATCTATTTTATGGTTCAAATCAAGCTTTATTTGATATAAATGTAGATTTATATGAAAATAAAATTACAGCTTTAATAGGACCTTCTGGTTGTGGTAAATCAACATTTTTAAGATGTATAAACAGAATGAATGACTTAATTCCAATAGTTAAGATAGATGGACAAATTATTATAGATAAAAAAAATATTTATGATAAAGATGTAGATGAAGTAAGTGTTAGAAAAAGAGTTGGAATGGTTTTTCAACAACCAAATCCTTTTCCAAAATCAATTTATGATAATGTTGCTTATGCACCATTAAAACATGGACTTGTAAAAAAAGGAAAAGAGTGTGATGCATTAGTTGAAACTTCTTTAATAAAATCTGGACTTTGGAATGAAGTAAAAGATAAATTACAACAACCAGGAACTTCACTTTCAGGTGGTCAGCAACAAAGACTTTGTATAGCAAGAACAATTGCTATCAAGCCAGAAATTATTCTAATGGACGAACCAACAAGTGCATTAGACCCTATTTCAACAGAAAAAATTGAAGCTTTAATGCTTGAATTAAAACAAGATTATACAATCATTACAGTAACTCACAATATGCAACAAGCGGCACGTGTTGCTGATTATACGGCATTTTTCCATTTAGGAAAATTAATAGAATACGATATAACAGAAACTATTTTTGTTAATCCACACAATAAAAAAACAGAAGATTATATAACAGGGAGATTTGGATAA
- a CDS encoding phosphate signaling complex PhoU family protein, with protein sequence MLKPYEIKLATVKEEVKQIGFSVIEALEVCLKALNDRKIEDLSNVEISEKKTLIKSNEIDNIIVGTMALYTPEAKDLRRLVSFLKITNELARTAANTKDFAKMFKKSYSSDLDTNIILEYTIPLLKSALLSLQTATSIIDEKDEKQIEEKYHRVVVEESKTDDLYLMIEKNILKLISKKLDLSKEYFDILSSLRRLEKIADRAVSIARLLQFAQVGGDIEQS encoded by the coding sequence ATGTTAAAACCATATGAAATAAAACTAGCAACAGTAAAAGAAGAAGTAAAACAGATAGGATTTTCTGTAATTGAGGCTTTAGAGGTTTGTTTAAAAGCATTGAATGATAGAAAAATTGAAGATTTAAGTAATGTAGAAATTAGTGAGAAAAAAACTCTTATAAAATCAAATGAAATAGACAATATTATTGTTGGAACAATGGCTTTATATACACCTGAAGCAAAAGATTTAAGAAGATTAGTATCTTTTTTAAAAATCACAAATGAGTTAGCAAGAACTGCTGCAAATACAAAAGATTTTGCAAAAATGTTTAAAAAATCATACTCAAGTGATTTAGATACAAATATTATATTAGAGTACACTATTCCTCTATTAAAATCCGCTTTATTATCTTTGCAAACTGCAACTTCTATTATAGATGAGAAAGATGAAAAACAAATAGAAGAGAAATATCATAGAGTTGTTGTTGAAGAGAGTAAAACAGATGATTTATATCTTATGATAGAAAAAAATATTTTAAAACTTATCTCAAAAAAACTTGATTTATCAAAAGAGTATTTTGATATTTTAAGTAGTTTAAGAAGATTAGAAAAAATAGCTGATAGAGCAGTATCTATTGCAAGATTGCTACAATTTGCACAAGTTGGTGGAGATATTGAACAGTCATAA
- the rplM gene encoding 50S ribosomal protein L13: MKFTQMAKANEIERSWVVVDAEGKVFGRVITEVATILRGKNKPCFTPNVDCGDYVIIINASKAKFTGAKLEEKNYYTHSGYFGSTKTHKMSDMIEKNPEKLYKLATRGMLPKTTLGKAMLKKLKVYAGSEHPHTAQIKG; the protein is encoded by the coding sequence ATGAAATTTACTCAAATGGCTAAAGCCAACGAAATCGAAAGATCTTGGGTTGTAGTAGATGCAGAAGGTAAAGTATTCGGAAGAGTTATTACTGAAGTTGCTACAATATTAAGAGGAAAAAATAAACCTTGTTTTACACCAAACGTTGATTGTGGAGATTATGTAATAATCATCAATGCAAGTAAAGCTAAATTTACTGGTGCTAAATTAGAAGAGAAAAACTACTATACACACTCAGGTTATTTTGGAAGTACAAAAACTCACAAAATGTCAGATATGATTGAAAAAAACCCTGAAAAACTGTATAAATTAGCTACTAGAGGTATGCTTCCAAAAACTACTCTTGGTAAAGCTATGTTAAAAAAATTAAAAGTATATGCAGGAAGTGAACACCCTCATACTGCTCAAATTAAAGGATAA
- the rpsI gene encoding 30S ribosomal protein S9, protein MAKVYATGRRKTAIAKVWLESGNGQLTVNGQTLDAWLGGHESIKKRVLQPLQVAKQEASVNVIVKTLGGGYSAQADAARHGISRALVAFDEQFRTILKPHGLLTRDARSVERKKYGKKKARKSSQFSKR, encoded by the coding sequence ATGGCAAAAGTATATGCAACTGGAAGAAGAAAAACTGCAATAGCAAAAGTATGGTTAGAGTCAGGAAATGGACAATTAACAGTTAATGGACAAACTCTAGACGCTTGGTTAGGTGGTCATGAGTCTATCAAAAAAAGAGTTTTACAACCATTACAAGTAGCAAAACAAGAAGCATCAGTAAATGTTATTGTTAAAACATTAGGTGGTGGATACTCTGCTCAAGCAGACGCTGCAAGACACGGAATTTCAAGAGCTTTAGTTGCTTTTGATGAGCAATTTAGAACTATTTTAAAACCTCATGGTTTATTAACTAGAGATGCTAGAAGTGTTGAAAGAAAAAAATACGGAAAGAAAAAAGCAAGAAAATCTTCTCAATTCTCAAAAAGATAA
- the pstC gene encoding phosphate ABC transporter permease subunit PstC encodes MSSFQSQKKRRELNEKLIKSALIFAAAISILTTFGILFSILFEAVEFFKLRSFWYFLTGTEWTPGTANSKFGALPIFAGTFVITIIALLVAIPIGLGSAIYMSEYASPRLRDYLKPILEVLAGIPTVVYGFFAAITVAPFVVKAANFFGLDATFNSALASGVVMGIMIIPLVSSLSDDVIRAVPDSQRKAAFGLGMTHGETIKNIVLPSAMPGIISACLLALSRALGETMIVVMAAGLRPNLSINPLEDMTTVTVTIVNSLVGDFEFNSPETLSAFALGLVLFIVTLILNMISLSLIRKFKEKYKVNTL; translated from the coding sequence TTGAGTAGTTTTCAATCACAAAAAAAACGAAGAGAACTAAATGAAAAGCTTATAAAATCTGCTTTGATTTTTGCAGCTGCTATCTCTATTTTAACAACTTTTGGGATTTTATTTTCAATTTTGTTTGAAGCAGTAGAGTTCTTTAAATTAAGAAGCTTTTGGTACTTTTTAACTGGAACAGAATGGACTCCAGGAACTGCCAATAGTAAATTCGGTGCATTACCTATTTTTGCAGGAACATTTGTAATTACAATTATAGCATTGCTAGTTGCTATCCCTATTGGACTTGGGAGTGCTATTTATATGAGTGAATATGCAAGTCCTAGATTAAGAGATTATTTAAAACCTATTTTGGAAGTTCTTGCAGGAATTCCAACAGTAGTTTATGGTTTCTTTGCAGCTATTACAGTAGCTCCATTTGTTGTAAAAGCAGCAAACTTTTTTGGACTTGATGCGACATTTAATAGTGCATTAGCTTCAGGAGTAGTTATGGGTATTATGATAATTCCTTTAGTTTCATCACTTTCTGATGATGTTATCCGAGCTGTTCCAGATAGTCAAAGAAAAGCAGCATTTGGTTTAGGTATGACACATGGAGAAACTATCAAAAATATAGTTTTGCCATCAGCTATGCCAGGGATTATTTCTGCATGTCTTTTAGCTTTATCAAGAGCTTTAGGAGAAACAATGATTGTTGTTATGGCAGCAGGTCTTAGACCAAATTTATCTATCAATCCACTTGAAGACATGACAACTGTTACCGTTACAATTGTTAACTCTTTAGTTGGAGATTTTGAGTTTAACTCACCAGAAACACTTTCAGCCTTTGCTTTAGGTTTGGTGCTATTTATCGTAACTTTGATTTTAAATATGATTTCATTGTCATTGATAAGAAAATTTAAAGAAAAATATAAAGTGAATACATTATGA
- a CDS encoding phosphate-starvation-inducible PsiE family protein — translation MNSHNSEIFYIRHFKKAIKKISKYFSSNFEVLVATIIFFTILVAGHDFYKAIILMLEFIVIMEVVKMISDFIKKETLRLRYVIDIFIIFLIREVIILATNKNREYFDIVFLLLVIFIFFIFRILAIKFSPLNEKKTDEIQ, via the coding sequence TTGAACAGTCATAATTCTGAAATTTTTTATATTAGACATTTTAAAAAAGCCATCAAAAAGATCTCAAAATATTTTAGCTCCAATTTTGAAGTTTTAGTTGCAACAATTATCTTTTTTACGATACTTGTTGCAGGACACGACTTCTATAAAGCAATAATTTTAATGTTAGAATTTATTGTGATTATGGAAGTTGTAAAGATGATTTCCGACTTTATCAAAAAAGAAACTTTAAGACTTAGATATGTAATTGATATTTTTATCATTTTTTTAATAAGAGAAGTTATAATTCTAGCTACAAATAAGAATCGAGAGTATTTTGATATTGTTTTTTTACTTTTAGTTATATTTATATTCTTTATTTTTAGAATATTAGCTATCAAATTCTCTCCATTAAATGAAAAAAAAACAGATGAGATACAATGA